In Sulfitobacter albidus, the following proteins share a genomic window:
- a CDS encoding GNAT family N-acetyltransferase, with product MSLWLDPLSTDDFARVAHITVAPAQIKFSGTVAEAFETAEPGVDFHAIVEGDTPVGFFKIDRDYAQRYPFAAPDGLGLRAFLIDHAQQGRGLATRAVRALPAYLARHYIASTLYLTVNLVNAPAIRCYLAGGFTDTGDIWPHGDAGPQHIMRMDLRTAR from the coding sequence TTGAGCCTCTGGCTTGATCCGCTTTCCACCGATGATTTTGCGCGGGTGGCCCATATCACCGTGGCCCCCGCGCAAATCAAATTCTCCGGCACCGTGGCAGAGGCGTTCGAGACCGCAGAACCGGGCGTTGATTTCCACGCGATTGTGGAGGGCGACACGCCCGTCGGGTTTTTCAAGATCGACCGCGACTATGCGCAGCGATACCCGTTTGCCGCGCCAGATGGGCTGGGCCTGCGCGCCTTTCTGATCGACCACGCACAGCAGGGGCGCGGGCTTGCCACGCGCGCCGTACGTGCCCTGCCCGCGTATCTGGCGCGGCACTACATTGCCAGCACGCTCTATCTCACCGTCAACCTGGTGAACGCCCCCGCGATCCGCTGCTATCTGGCCGGTGGGTTCACCGACACCGGTGACATCTGGCCCCACGGCGACGCCGGGCCGCAGCACATCATGCGGATGGATCTTCGAACCGCGCGATAA
- a CDS encoding DksA/TraR family C4-type zinc finger protein: MAGGWTRDGAVSEQIEASINDELARLKARRTPVGESLTHCADCEEPIPHARRAALPGVKLCLECVQERDGAQKFRGGINRRGSKDSQLK; the protein is encoded by the coding sequence ATGGCCGGAGGATGGACGCGCGACGGCGCGGTATCGGAACAGATTGAAGCATCGATCAACGATGAATTGGCGCGGCTCAAGGCCCGCCGCACCCCCGTGGGGGAGAGCCTGACCCATTGCGCCGATTGCGAAGAGCCGATCCCGCATGCGCGCCGCGCCGCACTGCCGGGGGTCAAGTTGTGCCTTGAGTGTGTGCAGGAGCGCGATGGCGCCCAAAAATTCCGGGGCGGCATCAACCGGCGCGGCAGTAAAGACAGTCAGCTCAAATAA
- the rpoH gene encoding RNA polymerase sigma factor RpoH, which yields MANYANLPAPTPEGGLNRYMQEIRKFPLLEPEEEYMLAKRWVEEQDTEAAHQMVTSHLRLAAKIAMGYRGYGLPQAEVISEANVGLMQAVKRFDPEKGFRLATYAMWWIRASIQEYILRSWSLVKLGTTSGQKKLFFNLRKAKNKIGALEEGDLRPENVTEIATQLGVTEAEVVSMNRRMSGGDASLNATVGSEGEGTMQWQDWLEDEDADQAGDYEARDELETRREMLAEALEVLNDREKDILTQRRLSDETVTLEDLSGQYDVSRERIRQIEVRAFEKLQKRMRELAREKGMLATA from the coding sequence ATGGCCAATTACGCAAATCTGCCCGCACCGACGCCCGAAGGGGGTCTGAACCGCTATATGCAGGAGATCCGCAAGTTTCCCCTGCTGGAGCCGGAAGAGGAGTACATGCTGGCCAAACGCTGGGTCGAGGAGCAGGACACGGAGGCCGCACACCAGATGGTGACGTCCCACCTGCGTCTCGCGGCCAAGATTGCGATGGGCTACCGGGGCTACGGTCTGCCGCAGGCCGAAGTAATCTCCGAGGCGAATGTCGGTCTGATGCAGGCGGTCAAACGCTTCGATCCCGAGAAAGGGTTCCGTCTGGCGACCTACGCAATGTGGTGGATCCGCGCCTCCATTCAGGAATACATCCTGCGCTCGTGGTCGCTGGTGAAACTGGGCACGACGTCGGGCCAGAAAAAGCTGTTTTTCAACCTGCGCAAGGCCAAGAACAAGATCGGCGCGCTGGAAGAGGGCGATCTGCGCCCCGAAAACGTGACCGAAATCGCGACCCAGCTGGGCGTGACCGAGGCCGAGGTCGTCTCGATGAACCGGCGGATGTCGGGCGGGGATGCGTCGCTGAATGCCACCGTCGGCTCCGAAGGCGAGGGCACGATGCAATGGCAGGACTGGCTCGAGGATGAGGACGCGGATCAGGCGGGCGATTACGAGGCCCGCGATGAGCTCGAAACCCGCCGGGAAATGCTGGCCGAGGCGCTTGAGGTGCTCAACGACCGCGAAAAGGATATCCTGACCCAGCGCCGCCTGTCGGACGAGACGGTGACGCTGGAAGACCTGTCTGGTCAATATGACGTGAGCCGAGAGCGGATCCGCCAGATCGAAGTCCGCGCGTTCGAAAAGCTGCAAAAGCGGATGCGCGAGCTTGCCCGCGAAAAGGGGATGCTTGCCACCGCCTGA
- a CDS encoding RluA family pseudouridine synthase, with product MSHRLVTFTLGEAPAARLDKALARDVPEGAALSRTRLARLIADGAVTLDGAVVTDPRAAVAEGAEVAITVEEAEESHILPEDIPLEILFEDADLIVLNKPAGMVVHPAPGSPSGTLVNALLAHCGDDLSGVGGMKRPGIVHRIDKDTSGLLVVAKSDAAHHGLAKQFELHTVERAYRALVYGVPDANDPRLRGVKGASFEPGNILKLTTQLARHRTDRQRQAVLFQGGKHAVTRARTIEAFGTPPTLALMECWLETGRTHQIRVHMTHAGHSLVGDPTYGGTRKLPKAAISPEAAEAVRAFPRQALHAAILGFVHPVSGENLRFEAPLPADMADLLAQLR from the coding sequence ATGTCGCACCGCCTTGTCACCTTCACGCTGGGAGAAGCCCCCGCCGCCCGTCTTGATAAGGCGCTGGCGCGCGATGTGCCAGAGGGCGCTGCGCTGTCGCGCACGCGGCTGGCGCGGCTGATCGCAGACGGGGCGGTAACGCTCGACGGCGCGGTCGTGACCGATCCACGCGCCGCCGTGGCCGAGGGTGCCGAGGTCGCGATCACCGTGGAGGAGGCGGAGGAAAGCCACATCCTGCCCGAGGATATCCCGCTGGAGATCCTGTTCGAGGACGCCGACCTGATCGTGCTGAACAAACCCGCGGGCATGGTGGTGCACCCGGCACCCGGCTCGCCCTCGGGCACGTTGGTCAACGCGCTGCTCGCCCATTGCGGTGACGATCTGTCGGGGGTGGGCGGGATGAAGCGCCCCGGCATCGTGCACCGCATCGACAAGGATACCTCGGGCCTGCTGGTCGTCGCCAAATCCGACGCGGCCCACCACGGGCTTGCCAAGCAGTTCGAGCTGCACACGGTCGAACGCGCCTACCGTGCGCTTGTCTACGGCGTGCCCGATGCAAACGATCCGCGCCTGCGCGGCGTGAAGGGGGCAAGCTTTGAGCCCGGCAATATCCTCAAGCTCACCACCCAGCTGGCCCGCCACCGCACCGACCGGCAGCGTCAGGCGGTGCTGTTTCAGGGGGGCAAGCATGCCGTGACCCGCGCCCGCACGATCGAGGCATTCGGCACCCCGCCCACGCTCGCGCTGATGGAATGCTGGCTGGAGACCGGCCGCACTCACCAGATCCGCGTGCATATGACCCACGCGGGCCACAGCCTTGTGGGTGATCCGACCTACGGCGGCACGCGCAAGCTGCCCAAAGCGGCGATTTCGCCGGAGGCGGCGGAGGCCGTGCGCGCCTTTCCGCGTCAGGCGCTGCACGCGGCGATCCTGGGCTTTGTGCATCCCGTCAGCGGTGAAAACCTGCGGTTTGAGGCGCCTTTGCCGGCGGATATGGCAGACCTGCTGGCGCAATTGCGTTGA
- a CDS encoding DUF6476 family protein, whose protein sequence is MDDLPEPGNLRFLRRMVTVLTGVMIAGVVVVIGLLVTRLSNDTPPLPDEIALPGGARAVAFTQGADWYAVVTDADEILIFDRLTGALRQTVTVE, encoded by the coding sequence ATGGACGATCTTCCTGAACCGGGCAACCTGCGGTTTCTGCGCCGGATGGTGACGGTGCTGACCGGGGTCATGATTGCGGGTGTCGTAGTCGTTATCGGACTGCTTGTCACCCGGCTGAGCAACGACACGCCCCCCCTGCCCGACGAGATCGCGCTGCCCGGCGGCGCACGGGCGGTGGCGTTCACCCAAGGGGCCGATTGGTATGCGGTCGTGACGGACGCCGACGAAATCCTGATCTTTGATCGGCTGACCGGGGCATTGCGTCAGACGGTGACGGTCGAATGA
- a CDS encoding GNAT family N-acetyltransferase, translating into MTKTDLRPFTGQDLDWLVAPHVEHYAAEEGFDASFGDLVAEILDAFIADHDPQDEAGWIAWQDGQRLGSIFCVRLDERRAKLRLFLLMPKARGQGLGRRLLEVCTDFARAKGYTGMQLWTHESHAAACALYRRNGWRMTEERAVTSFGRALIEQTYRIDF; encoded by the coding sequence ATGACCAAGACAGACCTGCGCCCCTTCACCGGGCAGGACCTCGACTGGCTGGTGGCCCCGCATGTCGAACACTACGCCGCGGAGGAGGGATTTGACGCCAGTTTCGGCGACCTCGTGGCCGAAATCCTCGATGCGTTCATCGCGGATCATGACCCGCAGGATGAGGCGGGCTGGATCGCGTGGCAGGACGGGCAGCGGCTCGGCTCGATCTTTTGCGTGCGGCTGGACGAACGGCGCGCCAAGCTGCGGCTGTTTTTGCTGATGCCGAAGGCGCGCGGGCAGGGGTTGGGGCGGCGTCTGCTGGAGGTGTGTACCGATTTTGCCCGCGCCAAAGGCTATACCGGCATGCAGCTTTGGACCCACGAAAGCCACGCCGCCGCCTGCGCGCTGTACCGGCGCAACGGGTGGCGGATGACCGAGGAACGCGCGGTCACCTCCTTCGGGCGAGCACTGATCGAGCAGACCTACAGGATCGACTTTTAG
- a CDS encoding DUF6324 family protein, whose protein sequence is MGINDERDIEANLQIGPTDQGMVRLFVEGGGVELPMDFTPDEAREIAEEIIAAAARAER, encoded by the coding sequence ATGGGCATCAACGACGAACGCGACATCGAGGCAAATCTGCAAATCGGCCCGACCGATCAGGGCATGGTGCGATTGTTCGTCGAAGGCGGCGGTGTTGAGTTGCCGATGGATTTCACGCCGGACGAGGCGCGCGAGATCGCCGAGGAAATCATCGCCGCCGCCGCCCGGGCAGAGCGTTAA
- a CDS encoding MmcB family DNA repair protein, translating to MDDFRPLQPGQLLQRGVSRHLADLGFACVEEVVPARGLRVDVMALGPKGEIWVVECKSSRVDFTSDSKWQGYLEWADRFFFAVDEHFPTELLPDDQGLIIGDAYTAEILRMAPEIKLAPARRKVMVQKFATTAARRLQLLRDPDMHPAWD from the coding sequence ATGGATGATTTTCGCCCCCTTCAACCCGGACAATTGTTGCAACGCGGCGTGTCGCGCCACCTTGCCGATCTGGGCTTTGCCTGTGTCGAGGAGGTTGTGCCTGCACGCGGCCTGCGCGTGGACGTGATGGCGCTGGGCCCCAAGGGCGAGATCTGGGTGGTGGAGTGTAAATCGAGCCGGGTGGATTTCACCTCCGACAGCAAATGGCAGGGCTATCTGGAATGGGCGGATCGATTCTTTTTCGCGGTGGATGAGCATTTCCCGACAGAGCTGTTGCCCGACGATCAGGGGCTTATCATCGGTGACGCCTACACGGCAGAAATCCTGCGCATGGCGCCGGAGATCAAGCTGGCGCCGGCGCGGCGCAAGGTGATGGTGCAGAAATTCGCGACGACCGCCGCGCGCAGGCTACAGCTGCTGCGCGATCCCGACATGCATCCGGCGTGGGATTAA
- the nusB gene encoding transcription antitermination factor NusB, with product MTTPARSDNMTGNMKRKMRHAARFYAVQALFQMEHSSLTIDRVRIEFLDHRFGEFIDGDEMLEGDPDHFTRVLEDAVAHQAAIDQMTDRALVAKWPIARIDPTLRALFRAAGAEFRNEATPPKVVIAEYLDIAAAFFPDGKEARFVNAVLDHMAREARPDAF from the coding sequence ATGACCACGCCCGCGCGCAGCGACAACATGACCGGCAACATGAAACGCAAGATGCGCCACGCGGCGCGTTTCTACGCGGTGCAGGCATTGTTCCAGATGGAGCATTCGTCGCTGACGATTGACCGGGTGCGCATCGAATTCCTCGACCATCGTTTTGGTGAATTCATCGACGGCGACGAGATGCTGGAAGGCGACCCCGATCACTTTACCCGCGTGCTGGAGGATGCGGTGGCCCATCAGGCGGCCATCGACCAGATGACAGACCGCGCGCTGGTGGCCAAATGGCCCATCGCGCGCATCGACCCGACGCTGCGCGCGCTGTTTCGCGCGGCGGGCGCTGAGTTTCGCAACGAGGCGACGCCGCCAAAGGTCGTCATCGCCGAATATCTCGACATTGCGGCGGCCTTCTTTCCCGACGGGAAAGAGGCGCGATTCGTGAATGCGGTGCTGGATCACATGGCGCGCGAGGCCCGTCCCGACGCGTTTTGA
- a CDS encoding 6,7-dimethyl-8-ribityllumazine synthase, translating into MAATEEHTVLPAPTFDKPVKVLIVVSPYYSDIANGLLTGARGALEAAGVAHESVEMPGALEIPTAIGIADRASNFDGYVALGCVIRGETTHYETVCNDSSRALQLLGLQGLCIGNGILTVENKAQADVRADPDGQNKGGGAALAALHLIALARKWTDTRKGIGFLPAGDDTLLA; encoded by the coding sequence ATGGCCGCCACCGAAGAACACACCGTCCTGCCCGCGCCGACATTCGACAAGCCCGTCAAGGTGCTGATCGTCGTCTCGCCCTACTACAGCGACATCGCAAACGGTCTGTTGACCGGTGCGCGTGGGGCGCTGGAGGCCGCAGGCGTCGCCCATGAGAGCGTCGAGATGCCTGGCGCGCTGGAAATCCCAACCGCCATCGGCATCGCCGACCGGGCGAGCAATTTTGACGGCTACGTGGCCCTTGGCTGCGTCATCCGGGGCGAGACCACACATTACGAGACCGTGTGCAACGACAGCTCCCGCGCACTGCAACTCCTGGGGCTGCAAGGCCTGTGCATCGGCAACGGCATCCTGACGGTCGAGAACAAGGCGCAGGCCGACGTGCGCGCGGACCCGGACGGGCAGAACAAGGGCGGCGGAGCGGCGCTCGCGGCCTTGCATCTTATCGCGCTCGCCCGTAAGTGGACGGACACACGCAAGGGCATCGGGTTTCTTCCCGCAGGCGACGACACGCTTCTGGCCTGA
- the ribB gene encoding 3,4-dihydroxy-2-butanone-4-phosphate synthase — protein sequence MSFETPGPVETELSAAISPIEEIIAAARAGEMYILVDHEDRENEGDFVIAAEFADAAAINFMATHGRGLICLPMTQARVDALELPMMATNNSSRHETAFTVSIEAREGVSTGISAADRALTVAVAINEQNTAAEIATPGHVFPLRARDGGVLVRAGHTEAAVDIARLAGLKPAGVICEIMNADGTMARLPELIEIARTHGMKIGTISDLIAYRNKHDNMLVERDHRPVTSAHGGAWEMRVFEDQISGTDHVVLSMGDIGDGQPVLTRTHALNALEDVLGLGPSAPDELPRAMRLIAEEGRGAVLLFREPNPRLRLDAEDDAPRTIKRTGLGAQILNTLGVHELILLTDNPQTKYTGLDAYELSIVGTRPITKD from the coding sequence ATGAGCTTTGAAACACCCGGACCGGTCGAGACGGAACTCTCCGCCGCGATCTCGCCCATCGAAGAGATCATCGCGGCCGCGCGCGCGGGGGAGATGTATATTCTCGTCGATCACGAGGACCGCGAGAACGAGGGTGATTTTGTCATCGCAGCCGAGTTTGCGGATGCGGCGGCCATCAACTTCATGGCGACCCACGGGCGCGGGCTGATCTGTTTGCCGATGACGCAGGCGCGGGTGGACGCGCTGGAACTGCCGATGATGGCGACCAACAACTCCTCGCGGCATGAGACCGCGTTCACCGTCAGCATCGAGGCGCGCGAGGGGGTCAGCACGGGAATCTCCGCCGCTGACCGCGCGCTGACCGTTGCCGTTGCCATCAACGAACAGAACACAGCCGCCGAAATAGCCACCCCCGGCCACGTCTTTCCGCTGCGCGCGCGCGACGGCGGCGTGCTGGTGCGGGCGGGGCATACCGAGGCGGCGGTCGATATTGCGCGCCTTGCGGGTCTGAAGCCCGCGGGCGTCATCTGCGAGATCATGAACGCCGACGGCACCATGGCGCGGCTGCCCGAACTGATCGAGATCGCGCGCACCCACGGGATGAAGATCGGCACGATCAGCGATCTGATCGCCTACCGCAACAAACACGACAACATGCTGGTCGAGCGCGATCACCGCCCCGTCACCTCCGCCCACGGCGGCGCATGGGAGATGCGGGTGTTCGAGGATCAGATCAGCGGCACCGATCATGTCGTCCTGTCGATGGGTGATATCGGCGACGGCCAGCCTGTGCTGACGCGGACCCACGCGCTCAACGCGTTGGAGGATGTGCTGGGCCTTGGCCCCAGCGCCCCCGACGAGCTGCCCCGCGCGATGCGCCTCATCGCCGAGGAAGGGCGCGGTGCCGTGTTGCTGTTCCGTGAGCCGAACCCCCGGCTGCGGCTCGACGCGGAGGATGACGCGCCGCGCACGATCAAACGCACCGGGCTGGGCGCGCAGATCCTCAACACGCTTGGCGTGCACGAGCTGATCCTGCTCACCGACAATCCGCAGACGAAATACACCGGGCTCGACGCCTATGAGCTGAGCATCGTGGGCACCCGCCCGATTACAAAGGACTGA
- a CDS encoding riboflavin synthase, translating to MFTGIITDIGTVAELTQEGDLRARITTGYDTARIDMGASIASDGVCLTVVDLGPDWYEVQVSAETVEMTNLGDWVVGRRVNLERALKVGDELGGHIVSGHVDGVAEVVAMRDEGDSTRVTLRAPRALAKFIAPKGSVALNGTSLTVNEVDACDFGINFIPHTKDVTTWGDVAVGDRINLEIDTLARYVARLAEMK from the coding sequence ATGTTTACGGGGATTATCACCGACATCGGCACCGTCGCCGAATTGACGCAAGAGGGCGACCTGCGCGCCCGCATCACCACCGGCTATGACACGGCCCGCATCGATATGGGCGCCAGCATCGCCAGCGACGGGGTGTGCCTGACGGTGGTGGACCTTGGCCCCGATTGGTACGAGGTGCAGGTCAGCGCCGAGACGGTCGAGATGACCAACCTTGGCGATTGGGTCGTGGGGCGGCGGGTGAACCTTGAACGCGCGCTGAAAGTCGGGGACGAGCTGGGCGGCCATATCGTGTCAGGCCACGTCGATGGCGTGGCCGAGGTCGTGGCCATGCGCGACGAGGGCGACAGCACCCGCGTGACCCTGAGGGCACCGCGCGCGCTTGCCAAATTCATTGCCCCCAAGGGATCGGTCGCGTTGAACGGCACGTCGCTGACCGTCAACGAGGTGGACGCGTGCGATTTCGGCATCAACTTCATCCCTCATACCAAGGATGTCACGACCTGGGGCGATGTGGCCGTCGGTGACCGCATCAACCTCGAGATCGACACGCTGGCGCGCTATGTGGCGCGGCTGGCAGAGATGAAATAA
- a CDS encoding capsule biosynthesis protein: MAQVDPDKRVFLFLQGPHGPFFNRLGKMLRAAGAQVWRVGFNAGDRAFWFHPSTYIPYRGDADGWPAHFADLLESKGVTDIVLYGDTRPIHAQAVAEAKRRGLGVHVFEEGYMRPYWVTYERGGTNGNSRLMDMSIAQMQAALEKSDMEAPLPPGHWGDMRQHVFYGALYHWFVMFRNGDYRNFRPHRDLPVAKEFQLYLKRLLLMPFQAVERRLATLRIRLGGFPYHLALLQLEHDSSFQQHSPFETMTDFLELVIDGFAAGAPQHHHLVVKAHPLEDGRVPVRREIKRLARARGIADRVHFVRGGKLAQLLNDARTAVTVNSTAGQQVLWRGIPLKVFGRAVYAKPEFVSDQPLAEFFSAAARPDNRAYKDFRRYLLETSQLPGGFYAARGRRQLMRQVVDMMLSSDDPYDALDHGTAAPRQQLRLVT, from the coding sequence ATGGCGCAGGTGGATCCAGACAAACGCGTGTTTCTCTTCCTGCAAGGGCCGCACGGGCCGTTCTTCAACCGGCTGGGAAAGATGTTGCGCGCCGCCGGTGCGCAGGTCTGGCGCGTGGGGTTCAACGCGGGCGACCGGGCGTTCTGGTTCCATCCATCCACCTATATCCCCTACCGGGGCGATGCTGACGGCTGGCCTGCGCATTTTGCCGATCTTCTGGAGTCCAAGGGTGTCACCGATATCGTGCTTTACGGCGATACGCGGCCCATCCACGCGCAGGCGGTGGCCGAGGCGAAACGCCGCGGGCTGGGCGTGCATGTGTTCGAGGAAGGGTACATGCGGCCCTATTGGGTCACCTACGAGCGCGGCGGCACCAACGGCAATTCGCGCCTGATGGATATGAGCATCGCCCAGATGCAGGCGGCGCTTGAGAAATCCGATATGGAAGCGCCCCTGCCCCCCGGTCACTGGGGCGACATGCGCCAGCACGTGTTCTACGGCGCGCTTTATCACTGGTTCGTGATGTTCCGGAACGGCGACTACCGCAATTTCCGCCCGCACCGCGATCTGCCCGTGGCCAAGGAATTCCAGCTGTACCTCAAGCGGCTGCTGCTGATGCCGTTTCAGGCGGTCGAGCGGCGTCTGGCCACGCTGCGCATCCGGCTGGGGGGCTTTCCCTATCATCTGGCGCTATTGCAGCTGGAGCATGACAGCTCGTTCCAGCAGCACTCCCCCTTCGAGACGATGACCGATTTTCTGGAGCTGGTGATCGACGGTTTTGCCGCAGGCGCGCCGCAGCACCATCATCTGGTGGTCAAGGCGCACCCGCTGGAGGATGGCCGCGTGCCCGTGCGCCGCGAGATAAAGCGCCTTGCCCGCGCGCGCGGCATCGCCGACCGCGTGCATTTCGTGCGCGGCGGCAAGCTGGCGCAACTGCTCAACGATGCGCGCACGGCGGTGACCGTCAATTCGACCGCAGGCCAGCAGGTGCTGTGGCGCGGGATCCCGCTCAAGGTGTTTGGCCGCGCGGTCTACGCCAAACCCGAATTCGTGTCGGATCAGCCCTTGGCCGAGTTCTTTTCCGCCGCCGCCCGCCCCGACAACCGCGCCTACAAAGATTTCCGCCGCTATCTGCTTGAAACATCACAACTTCCCGGCGGGTTCTACGCCGCGCGCGGGCGCCGCCAACTGATGCGGCAGGTCGTCGATATGATGCTCAGCTCCGATGATCCCTACGATGCGCTCGACCACGGGACCGCGGCACCACGGCAACAGTTGCGGCTTGTCACCTGA
- a CDS encoding polysaccharide biosynthesis/export family protein, whose translation MKTQKFRWARPIAVVAACAVLASCGLPQVGPNKRQIFAGSVQREGDAFIVSVNDRVTRATAVVPALGFSESFLNAGQLGSDTIRPGDVLGITVYENVDDSLLGVEGAPATLAEVQVDGAGFIFIPYAGRIKAAGNSPEAIRRIITNKLADQTPDPQVEVRRAAGDGATVSLVGAVGGQGVYPIERPTRTLATMLAQSGGITIQPEIARVTVIRGKKSDTIWFEDLYDHPELDIALRGGDKILVEQDTRSYTALGATGSQARVAFESQNLSAIEAIAQVGGLLASAADPTGVFVLRNEPEEVAEQVLGRNDLQGTQRMVYVLNLTEPNGMFMARDFVIRDGDTLYVTEAPFTQWNKVISAITGTASSVGGLSSTASALSGG comes from the coding sequence GTGAAAACCCAAAAGTTCCGGTGGGCGCGCCCCATCGCAGTCGTCGCGGCCTGCGCCGTGCTGGCATCCTGTGGATTGCCGCAGGTTGGCCCAAACAAACGTCAGATCTTTGCCGGTTCCGTGCAGCGCGAGGGCGACGCCTTTATCGTGTCGGTCAATGACCGTGTAACGCGCGCCACGGCTGTGGTCCCCGCCCTCGGCTTTTCGGAGTCGTTTCTGAACGCGGGTCAGCTTGGCTCCGACACGATCCGTCCGGGCGACGTGCTGGGCATCACCGTCTATGAAAACGTCGACGACAGCCTGCTGGGCGTCGAGGGCGCCCCCGCCACGCTGGCCGAGGTGCAGGTGGACGGCGCGGGCTTCATCTTTATCCCCTACGCAGGCCGGATCAAGGCGGCGGGCAATTCGCCCGAAGCGATCCGCCGCATCATCACCAACAAACTGGCCGATCAGACCCCCGATCCGCAGGTGGAGGTTCGCCGCGCCGCAGGTGACGGCGCGACCGTCAGCCTTGTGGGGGCCGTCGGCGGCCAGGGCGTCTATCCGATTGAGCGTCCGACCCGGACGCTGGCCACGATGCTCGCACAATCGGGCGGCATCACGATCCAGCCCGAAATCGCCCGCGTGACGGTCATCCGTGGCAAGAAAAGCGATACGATCTGGTTCGAGGATCTCTACGACCACCCGGAACTCGATATCGCACTGCGCGGCGGTGACAAGATCCTCGTCGAGCAGGACACCCGCTCCTACACCGCCCTTGGCGCCACCGGCAGCCAGGCGCGCGTGGCCTTTGAATCGCAAAATCTCTCAGCCATCGAAGCCATCGCGCAGGTGGGCGGCCTGCTGGCCTCTGCCGCCGATCCCACCGGCGTCTTCGTGCTGCGCAACGAGCCCGAGGAAGTGGCCGAGCAGGTGCTGGGCCGCAACGATCTGCAAGGCACGCAGCGCATGGTCTATGTGCTCAACCTCACAGAGCCAAACGGCATGTTCATGGCCCGTGATTTTGTGATCCGCGACGGCGATACGCTCTACGTGACCGAAGCGCCCTTCACCCAGTGGAACAAGGTCATCTCCGCCATCACCGGCACGGCCAGTTCCGTCGGCGGGCTCAGCTCCACGGCCAGCGCCCTCTCCGGCGGCTGA